One genomic region from Nocardioides plantarum encodes:
- the phoU gene encoding phosphate signaling complex protein PhoU, which produces MRDQFLEQLQAVFDDLAAICRQVESAVAQATLALMTGDVLTAERVISADVDIDRARERVEDAAFDILSLQQPVAGDLRTVVAALRMVSELERMGDLSVHVAKIARLRVPEIAVPEDARPTIERMAAVAEDMVRRVAQIITDRDVEAAIVLGRDDEEMDQLRRTSFAELLSDDWGHGVEAAVDIALLGRYYERIADHAVSVANRVVFVVTGESPHAVSSH; this is translated from the coding sequence ATGCGCGATCAGTTCCTCGAACAGCTCCAGGCCGTCTTCGACGACCTCGCCGCCATCTGCCGCCAGGTCGAGTCCGCCGTGGCCCAGGCCACGCTGGCCCTGATGACCGGCGACGTCCTCACCGCAGAGCGGGTGATCAGCGCCGACGTCGACATCGACCGGGCTCGCGAGCGGGTCGAGGACGCCGCCTTCGACATCCTGTCGCTGCAGCAGCCCGTCGCCGGCGACCTGCGCACCGTGGTCGCGGCCCTGCGGATGGTCAGCGAGCTGGAGCGGATGGGCGACCTGTCGGTCCACGTCGCGAAGATCGCGCGACTGCGCGTGCCCGAGATCGCCGTGCCCGAGGACGCGCGCCCCACCATCGAGCGGATGGCCGCCGTCGCCGAGGACATGGTCCGCCGCGTCGCCCAGATCATCACCGACCGCGACGTCGAGGCCGCCATCGTCCTGGGCCGCGACGACGAGGAGATGGACCAGCTGCGCCGGACCAGCTTCGCCGAGCTGCTCTCCGACGACTGGGGCCACGGCGTCGAGGCCGCCGTCGACATCGCCCTGCTCGGCCGCTACTACGAGCGCATCGCCGACCACGCGGTCTCGGTCGCCAACCGGGTCGTCTTCGTCGTCACGGGCGAGAGCCCGCACGCCGTCTCCAGCCACTGA
- a CDS encoding phosphoglyceromutase, with protein sequence MSTLVLLRHGESEWNAKNLFTGWVDVDLTEAGREQAVAGGRLLAEAGLLPDVLHTSLQRRAITTAHLALDACDRHWIPVRRSWRLNERHYGALQGKDKKQVRDEFGEEQFMLWRRSFDVPPPPLADDDRYSPVRLPQYSGLGDDLPRSECLKDVIGRLLPYWESDVAADLRAGGIVLVAAHGNSLRAIVKHLDGISDDDIAGLNIPTGQPLVYDLDDDLAPVTPGGRYLDPVAAAAAAEAVAKQGH encoded by the coding sequence ATGAGCACCCTGGTCCTGCTCCGCCACGGCGAGAGCGAGTGGAACGCCAAGAACCTGTTCACCGGCTGGGTCGACGTCGACCTGACCGAGGCCGGCCGCGAGCAGGCCGTCGCCGGCGGCCGGCTGCTCGCCGAGGCCGGGCTGCTGCCCGACGTCCTCCACACCTCGCTGCAGCGCCGTGCGATCACGACCGCCCACCTCGCCCTCGACGCCTGCGACCGGCACTGGATCCCCGTACGCCGCTCCTGGCGCCTCAACGAGCGCCACTACGGCGCCCTGCAGGGCAAGGACAAGAAGCAGGTCCGCGACGAGTTCGGCGAGGAGCAGTTCATGCTCTGGCGCCGTTCCTTCGACGTGCCTCCCCCGCCGCTGGCCGACGACGACCGCTACAGCCCGGTCCGTCTCCCGCAATACTCCGGCTTGGGCGACGACCTCCCCCGCAGCGAGTGCCTCAAGGACGTCATCGGCCGTCTGCTCCCCTACTGGGAGTCCGACGTCGCCGCCGACCTGCGCGCGGGCGGCATCGTCCTCGTCGCGGCCCACGGCAACAGCCTGCGCGCGATCGTCAAGCACCTCGACGGCATCAGCGACGACGACATCGCCGGCCTCAACATCCCCACCGGGCAGCCGCTGGTCTACGACCTCGACGACGACCTCGCCCCGGTCACCCCCGGCGGTCGCTACCTCGACCCGGTCGCCGCCGCGGCTGCGGCCGAGGCCGTGGCCAAGCAGGGTCACTGA
- a CDS encoding endonuclease domain-containing protein, producing the protein MSDDIRSSPGSPDDDVEPVDVDRPFTRAGFRASGLNPGTLHEPEYTRVMPWVWVRKVAIDRFTLIRAALLIHPASAYASFVSAAIVLGLPVPDPPFVHVTVTKAKDRRFRAQIKPHVTDRIQRVIERNGIRTTDPIETFIDCAGLLGLVDMVVLGDALVKQYGIGPSALVRACAGSTDYYAKLALNAASFVREGVDSPMETRLRMLIVLAGLPKPVVNFRIHHDDGTWRRRFDLCYPSLKLIIEYDGLHHAQPQNRENDIERREEFDDEGYRIIVVTARGVYRTPEKTLHRIRRQLVLRGASDVPEIDDRWRDFFAA; encoded by the coding sequence ATGAGCGACGACATCAGGAGCAGCCCCGGCTCCCCGGACGACGACGTGGAGCCGGTCGACGTCGACCGGCCCTTCACCCGAGCAGGCTTCCGGGCCTCCGGGCTCAATCCCGGGACGCTGCACGAGCCGGAGTACACCCGCGTCATGCCGTGGGTCTGGGTCCGCAAGGTCGCGATCGACAGGTTCACCCTCATCCGCGCGGCACTGCTCATCCATCCGGCCTCGGCGTACGCGAGCTTCGTCTCCGCAGCGATCGTCCTCGGTCTGCCGGTGCCCGATCCGCCGTTCGTCCACGTCACCGTCACGAAGGCGAAGGACCGTCGGTTCCGAGCCCAGATCAAGCCGCACGTCACCGACCGGATCCAGCGCGTGATCGAGCGCAACGGCATCCGGACCACGGACCCGATCGAGACGTTCATCGACTGCGCCGGGCTGCTCGGCCTCGTCGACATGGTCGTGCTGGGCGACGCTCTCGTGAAGCAGTACGGCATCGGTCCGTCCGCGCTCGTCCGAGCGTGCGCGGGCAGCACGGACTACTACGCCAAGCTCGCCCTGAACGCCGCGTCGTTCGTGCGTGAGGGAGTCGACTCCCCGATGGAGACCCGCCTGCGCATGCTGATCGTGCTGGCCGGCCTTCCCAAGCCGGTCGTGAACTTCAGGATCCACCACGACGACGGCACCTGGCGACGACGCTTCGACCTCTGCTACCCGTCGCTCAAGCTGATCATCGAGTACGACGGCCTGCATCACGCTCAACCCCAGAACCGGGAGAACGACATCGAGCGTCGCGAGGAGTTCGACGACGAGGGCTACCGGATCATCGTGGTCACGGCCCGAGGCGTCTACCGGACACCGGAGAAGACGTTGCACCGGATCCGCCGACAGCTGGTCCTGCGCGGTGCGTCCGACGTACCCGAGATCGACGACCGCTGGCGGGACTTCTTCGCCGCCTGA
- a CDS encoding sensor histidine kinase, translating into MDPTTQAFLAAVIGAVVAGGAVLAWHISDGQQHHRQPTDEPAVPAAVAAVLSVLRSSAVIVDDSDVVLKASAPAYAMGLVRGTSLVTRELATLVSEVRRDGQIRETELVMPREQAPARHVTVRVAPLGSRLVLALVEDRTRERRVESVRRDFVANVSHELKTPVGAIRLLAEAVHEAADDPEAVHRFSDRMLLESDRLTVLVQQVIELSRLQGDEPLDTPLPMSLDEVIGLAVDTSAIDAAAKGISVVTGGERGLKVLGNEEQVTTAVANLVANAVHYSDPDSTVLVTSRVEDDYVAVSVVDQGIGIPRVEIDRIFERFYRVDPARHRSTGGTGLGLSIVKHVAATHGGEVKVWSEEGQGSTFTLTLPRAEASAHADSGETQSASAPTPKDLT; encoded by the coding sequence GTGGATCCGACGACGCAGGCGTTCCTCGCCGCGGTGATCGGGGCCGTCGTGGCCGGCGGCGCCGTGCTGGCGTGGCACATCAGCGACGGCCAGCAGCACCACCGGCAGCCGACCGACGAGCCCGCGGTGCCGGCCGCGGTCGCCGCGGTCCTCTCGGTGCTGCGCAGCAGCGCCGTCATCGTCGACGACTCCGACGTCGTGCTCAAGGCCTCCGCGCCGGCGTACGCCATGGGGTTGGTCCGGGGCACCTCGCTGGTGACGCGCGAGCTGGCCACGCTGGTCAGCGAGGTACGCCGTGACGGCCAGATCCGCGAGACCGAGCTGGTGATGCCGCGCGAGCAGGCGCCAGCGCGGCACGTCACGGTCCGGGTCGCGCCGCTCGGCTCGCGCCTCGTGCTCGCCCTCGTCGAGGACCGCACCCGCGAGCGCCGCGTCGAGTCCGTACGACGTGACTTCGTCGCCAACGTCAGCCACGAGCTCAAGACGCCGGTGGGCGCGATCCGGCTGCTGGCCGAGGCGGTCCACGAGGCAGCCGACGACCCCGAGGCCGTCCACCGGTTCTCCGACCGGATGCTGCTCGAGAGCGACCGGCTGACCGTGCTGGTCCAGCAGGTCATCGAGCTCTCGCGGCTGCAGGGCGACGAGCCGCTCGACACGCCGTTGCCGATGTCGCTCGACGAGGTCATCGGCCTGGCCGTCGACACCAGCGCGATCGATGCGGCCGCCAAGGGGATCTCGGTGGTGACCGGGGGCGAGCGTGGCCTGAAGGTCCTCGGCAACGAGGAGCAGGTCACCACCGCGGTTGCCAACCTCGTCGCCAACGCCGTGCACTACTCCGACCCCGACTCCACGGTCCTGGTCACCAGCCGCGTCGAGGACGACTACGTCGCCGTCAGCGTCGTCGACCAGGGCATCGGCATCCCCCGCGTCGAGATCGACCGCATCTTCGAGCGCTTCTACCGCGTCGACCCCGCCCGGCACCGCTCCACCGGCGGCACCGGCCTCGGGCTCTCGATCGTCAAGCACGTCGCCGCGACCCACGGGGGCGAGGTGAAGGTGTGGTCCGAGGAGGGCCAGGGCTCGACGTTCACCCTCACCCTCCCCCGCGCGGAGGCCTCGGCCCATGCCGACTCAGGCGAGACGCAGTCGGCGTCCGCCCCCACA